A portion of the Oreochromis niloticus isolate F11D_XX linkage group LG10, O_niloticus_UMD_NMBU, whole genome shotgun sequence genome contains these proteins:
- the aspa gene encoding aspartoacylase yields MSSYNNTARFSEARRVAIFGGTHGNEMSGVTLVNLWTKNGAEIQRKAVEAVPFITNPKAVEKCTRYVDTDLNRAFTPENLSAPGGNNLPYEVLRAQEINRIFGPKGSPEAYDVIFDLHNTTSNMGCTLILESSKDYFNLQMMNYIKKAMAPASCLVLLNEHPLLKYSTSRSVAKHPVGLEVGPQPQGVLRSNIFEAMRVILKHALDFIELFNEGVEFPPCTVEVFRVLERIDYPRDANGNIIAMVHPNLQDCDWEPLNPGDPMFQTFDGKTIHYQGSGTVYPTFINEAAYYEKQQAFITTRRETLVASAIKKA; encoded by the exons ATGTCTTCTTACAACAACACGGCGCGCTTCAGCGAGGCGAGGAGAGTGGCGATTTTCGGAGGGACGCACGGAAACGAGATGTCAGGCGTGACGCTCGTTAACCTGTGGACGAAGAACGGCGCCGAAATACAGAGGAAGGCAGTCGAGGCCGTACCTTTTATCACCAATCCCAAGGCTGTGGAGAAGTGCACCAGATATGTAGACACGGATCTGAACCGAGCCTTCACCCCAGAAAACCTAAG TGCCCCAGGTGGAAACAACCTGCCCTATGAGGTGCTGAGAGCCCAGGAGATCAACAGGATATTTGGTCCCAAAGGAAGCCCGGAGGCCTACGATGTCATCTTTGACCTTCACAACACGACATCCAACATGGGCTGCACTCTGATTCTGGAAAGCTCCAAAGACTACTTCAATCTGCAAATGATGAACTACATAAAG AAAGCCATGGCTCCAGCCAGTTGTCTTGTTCTGCTGAATGAACATCCTCTTCTGAAATATTCCACTTCACGCTCTGTTGCCAAGCACCCTGTTG GTTTGGAAGTGGGTCCTCAGCCTCAAGGTGTTTTAAGAAGCAACATCTTTGAAGCCATGCGAGTGATACTGAAACATGCTCTGGACTTTATTGAACTCTTTAATGAAG GTGTGGAGTTCCCTCCGTGTACAGTTGAAGTTTTCCGAGTCCTAGAGAGGATCGACTACCCCCGAGATGCCAATGGAAACATCATAGCCATGGTTCACCCCAACCTgcag GACTGTGACTGGGAGCCGCTGAACCCTGGTGACCCAATGTTCCAGACATTTGATGGAAAAACTATCCACTACCAAGGCTCCGGGACGGTCTATCCCACTTTTATTAACGAGGCAGCCTATTATGAGAAACAACAGGCATTTATAACCACCAGGCGAGAAACCTTGGTAGCAAGTGCCATCAAAAAAGCATGA